The Leopardus geoffroyi isolate Oge1 chromosome C1, O.geoffroyi_Oge1_pat1.0, whole genome shotgun sequence sequence CCAGCTTTCATCTGCAATTATCTGTTTACTGCCCAGCTTGCCAGCTAGAATGTATGCCTAAAGGTAAGGatcctgtcttttttatttttttctgtgtcactTACACTTAGCACAtagttggcactcaataaatatcagctaTGGGTGAAGAAAAGCAACTAATAAGCAGGGCATCTTAGGAAGCTTCCCCAGATTGATACTTCCTTCCCCCCTTTTGCCCCAGTTGTAATGGGATAtgtaataaaacaaacatttctattCATCACTAAAGTTTTCTTGGGGAGAGCACTGTGTTAATTTAGAAGAAATATCAATTAGCAGATATAAGAATATGGACTTTGAGGATAGATTTTCTGGTTTTGAATCATGGCTCTGCCACTCAATGGCTCTAaaaccctgggcaagttacttctctAGGCcgcagtttcttcatgtgtaagaTGGGGGTGAACATAACAGCACACCTACCTTAGaggactgttgtgaggattatacGAATTAATACACACAAAGAACTGAATAATTACTGCATATATAAACAGTAAGTGCTAgcaatgattatttcttttattaaaccaTTAGAGGTTGGGGGGTGAGCTCACGGAACCAAAGTTGATCACCAAATAATGCTTTTCAGGAGAGCGATCTTATTCATCgtgggttttctgttttatatgtttgAGGAGAGTTGCTGAAGCCAAGCCGATTTACTGTGCCAATCAGAGATGAGATAATTTTGACATtggcaggagagggaggcaagaTCCATTtgtacattcaacaaatatttaccgaaTGTCTATTTTGTGCTAGACATAGAGGAAAATAAGATAGTCACAGCTGTTACAGAGCTcccaaaaaaatcaagaaagaagagagaaactagAGAGGCTGGGgactgggagtggggggtggggtgctgggggcAGACCAGTTTCTCTCTGGTGGGTATGGCACAGTAGAGGAGGATGTTGAGAGAACAGAAATGCTAAGGCAGGATTTTAAAGCGTCTGCTATAGGATGTGTTATGTAAatcctcccctccatcccctacaatatcttcaataaaattttcattgCTCACTCAAGAGAGCCTGAAGAAGGGGAAGATAGCAGATATCTGGGTTATAACTGTTAGGGGAAAGAAGCTGTAGGCAAAAAAAGGCCTTCCTTACTCTTGTGTACTACCAGTAAGGAGGCATTACAGTGCATGCAATATTTAATGATTATAAATGATACCTCCATGCACTGTATAACACAAAACTCTTTacaatgaatataaattaaacaGTACCAATAGCAGTCACATTAACTGAAAAGAAGAGGCATTATTCAAGACAGGAAACTTGGGACTTCCAGGGAAGAGGAGCCTTGAACCTGGGAGTCACATATGACCACCAACCAGCCCCTCTGTGCTTCATTAGTCAAACTGGTGATTCATTGGTAactatgacttattttttttttaatgtttacttatttttgagagagaaagagagagcacactggggaggggcaacgaagatccaaagcaggctcagatagcagcaagcccgatgcagggctcgaagccatgaaccgtgagatcgtgacctgagccgaaattggatgctcaaccaactgagccacccaggttccccaatgACTTGTTATTTTATAAACTACTGCTTACAAGGATGCAGCCTTTCTTAAACATAAGTATCCTAAGGTTTAGGTGTGAGGAAAGAAGGGGTCCACTATATACTTAAGGCTCCCATCCTTTTCGGACTTCCAGTTTTTCACTTTTaccatcctttaaaaataacaatttaaggaaatgtatatatttcttttaaaaagcagcagcCTAAGAAGTAATCAGTCATCacaccaaataaaacaaaactatcagTTTGCCTGAATTTCCAAGAGTGAAGTAAATAAAGCTCTGTTGGAATTTACCTACACAAATTGAGACTttccagggaagagagaaataaactagaatttttttctttctcttagattTGTTTACTGTGTAAACCCTGGGGTTTTTGCATCTTATGTGACTACTGATTAAAAAGATATATGGTTGTTTATTAATGTTCTCAAAGCATGATGCAAATTCACATCACCTTGGGTATATTTTGCCCCTAAAGCTATGAAGTAAATATGGAAGCATTTTGTAGTTAACAAGAGCAAAATATGTTAATTCAAATAGTTGGCTTTGAATAGGATTTTCCTTTAAACCATtaataggaaaatgaagagaGCTTGGGTGGTCAAGCATGAAATGTAAATGagagcagttttcttttttgtctcatcATCCGATGTTATttgatgttaaaatttaaatttgataatGCGGAATATGACCTTATCATGAAACAATGCAGTTTATGCCCCAGATTTTTTGACAGCAGTACTGAAACTATGATTTTTAAGGACCACTTTCAAATGACAAGTGCAGTGaaaaaattagacattttgaATTGGTGGAGTCAGAAAAAGAGCTTGCCTGTCCTTTTATATACaggatcatatttttttaaatcaaaaactaAGATAGAGGGTGTTAAAGCAAAGCAGAGACAAATCTCGATCTCTTTAAGTGGCTATAAAATTACCAGTGGAATTCCTGAAGGGCCAAATAATACAGGAAGCATATACTTTTGCCCTCTTATTAAAATGAGGAATATGTTTCTTTCAAGCAGAAAAGGGTTTTACAAACCTCTTTTCTGCTTTCGGTATCAGCCTCAGAAGGGCAACCATTTCCTATTGTCTGGAGGCTCGCGAGAAGTGCAAAGGACAGCCACTACCACGAGCTCAGGAAAATCGAGGTGGACACCAGGCCTcggcttcttttttttcaacgtttatttattatttatttttgggacagagacagagcatgagcgggggaggggcagagagagaaggagacacagaatcggaaacaggctccagggtctgagccatcagcccagagcctgacgcgggggctcgaactcacggaccgcgagatcgtgacctggctgaagtcggacgcttaaccgactgcgccacccaggcgcccccaggcctCGGCTTCTACCATTCTCctaccagaaaaagaaattcagaaaaaggtcagtttaaaacacacacattttagtCAGGTTTAAATGTAACTATCTCCTTAAATATGACTGATCCTATGATTATAGGCTTTTCAACTTAGGTATTagtgaccctttttttttttttttttcctattttaggggcctaaaaaaagaaaagaaaaaaagacctcagAGTGGCATAAATTTCTATCagacaagaaaatgaattaatttagtAGCATTGTAAAACTATGAAATTTGTGCCAGTTTTCAGGTGTCCCGATATTTAGGCTGCTTTATAGGGATAGCTAAATTCACTGGCAACGTTAAGAAATGGTAAAAAACgttaagaaatgataaaaaaaaaaaaaaactcatgctAAAATATCCTGTCGCAAATATGCTTTACTTTGGAAGGCATCCACAACAGCAATGTACCATTTTCCAGAAGAGCACTTCTATACCAATAAGAGTCTTCCTCTAAGGGCAGACCCTTGCACAACCATCACACTGCACGGAGCTCTTGAGAATATTCTGGAAGCATCACTGTGAATCGTTGCTTCtcagcaaagagagagaaatgaaattcaGCAGAAGCAGCAACTTTTGGGAGGAGAAACACGGTTTCCCTTAGAATGCTTTTCTCCCGGTATGGGTTTACTGAGAGCTCGGCTTCTCTGGTGCTTTAAATCTGTGGACCGTTGAACGTCACTCCGCCTTTTTTGAAGTTACAAAAATACTTTGCGGTGTGGCGGGAACAGAAAGTTTGGAAAATTAACTGCGTAAGACTTCAGATAACACAGAAGACATACATGCAATAGCATTCCATGAAGAACTTAATCAACTCAATCCCTTGCATGTAATTAACCAAGGCACACAACGACTCCAAATTCTGCACTccaaaaaaggagggaaaatgcAAGGGTCCTGCAGCAGTTCCCGGGACTACGGAGAACTGCTTTGTTACAAGTGTATCCAAAGTCCCCAGCAGCAGAGACTTGTGGGGCGCCGCTTATCCTTGCCGCACTCGCTCTGCAGCTCCCAGAGGTGGCGGTTGTGCTATGAAGGAAGACCCTGCCAAGCTGGCCGACAAGATGCTGCGCACCCCCAAGTGCTCCAGGTGCCGGAACCATGGCTTTCTGGTGCCGGTCAAGGGCCATGCGGGCAAGTGCCGCTGGAAGCAGTGCACCTGCGAGAAGTGCTACCTGATCACCGAGCGCCAGAAGATCATGGCTGCGCAGAAGGTGCTCAAGAAGCAGGCCTCCGAGGAGGAGCAGGACGGGGCCCTCGTCGCGCAGGGCACGGAGCTGTTGACAGGGGTCGCGGCCGCGGCCGCAGCCCTGGGCGCAAGCCTCCGCCAGCTGCCTCTGCTGACCGCTTCGGGAGACTGGGAGCCAGGCCCCGCGTGCCGCGTGGCCGCCGGCTTCCCAGAGAGGCCCCCACGGGGCCCGAGCCCCGGCCCGAGCGCCTTCCAGCCAGTTCTGGGCGGCCACGGCCGCGGCCGCGGCCACGTGGGGCCGAGCGGCGATCGAGCCGCCGTGGCCATGCCCGGTTCGGTGGGGCCCCAGCTTGGGATGGAGGTAGCAGGCAGGGGGTGCCCTGACCGCCTGGGGCTGCGCAGTCCGTTGCGGCCCCTGCCCAGCCCGCCGTTCGACTTCGGTAAGATTCCCAGGCCCTGCGTGGCCTCGCCCCGCCTGGGATTCCTCTCCAGTGCCTTACGCTGGCAGCCCAGGCCATCCTGGATCCTGCGGGGATGGaccctcggggtgggggtggggaaaatgctTTCCAGAGGTACTCTTGCTTTGGGAAGCTTTCCTCTAAATAGAGATTTGGGTTGGGTGGCATTTTGGAAAAAGGTGACGAGAGAGGGTTAGAAAGGAACGGGCGGTCCTGACGgccattaaaatgttaaaatttagcTTCTTGCTTTGCCGTctagcaagaaagaaaatggcccCCAGACGCCTTGGCTGTGGGTCCTTCTTCAGGAAGACGCTCGAGAGGCGGCCTACTGCGCTTGCGCGCTTCTTCCCGCCTTTTTCTTGGGCTCGTGGCGCCTCCTTCAGGAGGCCACTGTGGGTGGGCCTGCGCAGCCCTGACTGCGCCTGCGCACTCCTTCCGTTTCTAGAAGCTGGAGGCTCCTCCCAGCGGACTTCCCCTGCAAGGGCCCTAGCCCATTGCGCCTGCGCACCCCTACGCACCCTTTATCCGGGCGTGGGAATGAGACCGTTTTATGTTCTCCACTGGGGAACGGTTGAAATATTGATgttgcttctttttctccccacccaTCACATGCATAAATTACATGGTTCTCTATGTCTTGTGGTTTGCACTATTAAAAGTACAATTTCAAGTCATAGATTGGAGCCTCTTTAAAATTTCAATCGCAAGTCATATGTAGATTTGACGCTCTTTATGGGCAGAGACACGCTCCTTTTTGGTTTTCCCTATGGCAGTGTGGTAGGAAGAGCACAGGAGGCTAGGGGAACTGCTCAGTCACCTTGGGCAAGCTCCTTCCTTCTGTGGCAGCCTCTCCCCTCTACGCTAAGGGGACCGGCCTGGATGCTTTCTGAAGGCCATTTCTATCTTCTGGGACATTCTAGTAAAATTTGGGTCCCCAGGAAACTAGATGGGGAAGACAGACCTGAAATAGCAATTTTAGAAGATACCTTTCCATAGACACAGTGCCTTTCTTTGTTCCATCTCAACAGGGGCTGAGCATTTAACTATGTGCCCATTCACTAGTGATGAAGAAGTGAAGAGGGCAAAGGCACATTTGTTGCCTTCAAGGATCTTGTCTTTGTGGGAGGGACAGCACCGGTCGAGGAATCACACAAATCAATGTAAAGAGCTCTAATAATTGATGGTCTCGCTGTGGTCTGAAGGAAGAGTAGGAGCTGAGGACTTCCAGAGGCACAGTGGGATTAGGGGGGAAAGTCTTCTAAACTGAGGGAACAGCATCTGTGAAGGCCTTGAGGTTGATGAGAAAGGAGAAGCTGTTGGGTTATAGTGCATGCGGAGGCTGGAGTGGAGGCAGGAACCAGCCCTCATGGGGCTTTGTGGCTGTGCCAAGGACTTTTTCTAAGAGCAGTGGGACGTGGCTGAAGGGCTTAAAAAGCAGGGAGCGTCAAAAGCATAATGGACGTGGGAGATCTTTGTAAGTGGATCTGAGTGTTGTGTGCTGCCTTCGCACAGTGATGTGATGCTCTTTTTCCTAGCTCTGTGTTGTTTTAACACTTCCGTCATTGCTTACCTTTTCAGGGCTCCCTCTGAacatcagctcagatcatgtGGTGGGGCCTGAGCACCTGGAGAGACAGCCTTCCAAGCTGTACCCCAGCTGCTCCAACATGCATTCCTACTGTGCATTCCCATTGGGCTACCAGGATGGATCCCCACCTCCGGGGATCCCCCTGCAGCGGGGCTTCCGGCATGTGTCCTGCAGCCCCTACCATGGAGGAAGCTTGGTAAGTCCCATCCTCACTCCTTTCCTGGTTCCTGCTTATCCCACATGCCCTGTTGCCATTACGGATCCTCAATCCCAGGAAGCAGACCGCTGTGCCAggctgtgccaggccctgagcacTGGTGGGATGGATATAACATTGACCTTGTGCCATGTACACCTGTGGGGGTACACATGTGTAGGCAAGTCCATTCGCGTGTAAACAAGTTGGCCTGGGCTGTGGCATGTGCCTTTCAGAGCTGGGAGCTCAAGCAAGAACGAATGCAGACACATCTCAGATAAACCCGGGAATAGCCACACAGTACCACCGACCGGGTGAGTGACCACCAGCCTGGACTCACGGGATGCTGATGTTGGAAGGGTGCTTCATTTTGCTGGGTACCAGAAAGGAGGCATCACTGTCCTGGAACCACACAGTTGAGGGCGGAGCCAGGAGCAGACGTAGGTCCCCCGCCCAAAGGTATGGGCCGCTTGAGACTGCAGAGGGCTTTCAGGAGGAATTTAAGCTTAGTcatgaaaaatatggaaacattCCCCCGACAAGCCTGGAATACTGAGTATGTAAGAGTCAGGCCATCCCTGTTATGTGAGGTACGAGTCGGGGTGATCAGGTTTTGTGGCCTTGGTTACCAGCTCCTTCCAGACCAGAGTGGTTAAAAGCCCTTTCCCTTTTGGCAACCCTGAGACCTGTGATGACTGCAGGATAGAGGCCTGGGTATCCAGTCCTGACTTTGGGCCCATGAGGCTGGGCCTGTAGGGAAGGTCCACTCCAATGCAGCTCAAGCTCACGGAAAAGTAGACCCCTAttacctttcctccctccctcagaaCTAAAAGCCTAACCCTGGGTGTTAGATGTTTCTCTTGCGTGGAGGGTAGAGAAGAGTGAGGACAGAGCGGGCTTCTTTGTTTAACGCGGAAAGTGACTGAGAAGAAGGAGGAACGCCTGACATGTATGTACCGAGAGTCTTAGCTGCAGAGTGTGGAGCGGTGAGCTTCCAGAGGTGTCCAGGCAGGTCAGGCACCCAGGGCGCTGCGTCCCCACTCCTGCTGCAGCCCCAGCAGCATCTCTGCTGTCTGTTTTAGATACTTTAGATACTGATAAGTCCTTTTCCATTGATTCAAGGGGAAACAGTTTGGAAACCACTGGTCTTGAGAATTTCTGGGGTGCCTCCTGACCCTTATGTGAGCCATTAGGGCACGCTGTATTACCCCACTGTAGAGTGGAGGAAGAAgactcagagaagctaagtattTGCTCATGGTCACAGAACTGGGGATTCAGATTACACAGCTGCTCAGTAACAGAGTGGCAGTCACCCCAACTCTGGAGCCCTGGCACTCTGTGCCACCTGAGGTGTGTCTGTCGTGCAGAGGAGGAGCAAACGTGGCCCTTGACTCCCCACCACCCCTGAACTCTGTGGGCGCTGGCCACCCCCTCGCAGCCCAAGGAGAGCACGGTGCCTCCAGCCTTCACACAAAGAGGGGGCCCTGGCCAAGTGGAGCACGCACCCACCGTCTGCTCACACAGAAGCTTGGATGGAGCCTGGCGTCCAGGGTAGGGCTCTGATTGACAGGCTTGCCAGACGGCCTTTGTTAAGAGTGTGATCTCAGTTGGTTTATCTGGGCCTGAGCTGCCACCACAGGCCCCAGGCAGGAGCTGTGATCCAGGGAGAGACTTGGCTGAGCAGCTTGGAATTAAAGCACTAATaatcccccttcccaccccctccacgTCTGGATAAAGGATCAGGCGTTTATTTGTGAAGCTGTTTCAAACCCAAGAGCCTATGAATTGCTTTCATCCTTGTCCTGCTGCACCCTGCCCAGGCTCTGAGATACTCTCTGGAGAGGTCTTCAGCCTCCTATTCCTGTCCCTGCCCCATTTGCTGCTGCTTTACTTCCTCTGTTCTCTTCCCACAAAACAGCACAAGCTTGGAGCTCGACAGACCTGGGATCCAATCTTCCCTCCATTGTTTACTAACCATATGGCCTGGGGAAGTCATGTAACCTCTGAGGATCTCACTCAGGTTCTCGGTCTGTATAGTAGGGGTAAGAGTACCTATCTCACGGGGCCATTGACAGACGGAATAGGTGTAATGCATGGTAAggtgtgcctggcacagggtctgGCATGTAGCAGGCACCTAAAGGTgggctttcttcctttccttgtggTTAACTTAAGTTAGGAAATGATTTTTGCAGATTGTCTCAAGGCTTTAACATGCTCATGTGTGACTCACCAGTGTGGGGGCAGTGTGTGGGGTTTCTCAAACTGCCTTAACAAAGACCACTTTTAAGAGCACATCAGATCTCTTCTAGGACATTAGGATTCTCTAGAACATGGCATGTAAATTGCTGCTCTAAAGGATCTGGATGGAGAAGTAAATGATAGGAACTACAtctgaaatttattattatttaaaaaaagatttttaatgtttatttatttttgagagagagggagagagacagagaatgagcaggggatggacagagagagagggagacacagaatccgaagcaggctccaggctccgagctgtcagcatagagcctgacgcggggctcgaactgccaaactatgagatcatgacctgagccaaagtcggatgctcaactgactgagccgcccaggcgccccaatgaaatttattattattttttttattacattcatGTCTTTCTGGGTTAAGCTCCAATCTGTGTAGTCCTCACTCCAGATGCCCCCACTCCAGCCCTGGGGTCCTGTGGCATGAGCTCAGCTTCCATGTTCTGAAGAAGGAACAGAAACATGGAAGGGCTAACTGCTGAAGTTGCTTTGCTGAGGTCCCCCAGCTTCCCTTGCCTCTAACAGCTGCACCACACGCTGCTGTATTGGAACAGGGCCTCCAAAGGCCCCCGACTCTCAATTCCAAGTCCTTAGCTATACCAGAAAATGGGGCCACAAGGGGTTGGGATGCATTCAGCACAGGGCAGTGGAGTCCGACAGACTTGGGCTCCAGTTCTGCCTCTGCACTTACCAGCTCTGTGGCCCTGGGCCCGAAGCTTCACCTCACTGACACTGTTTTCCATCATTATAGTGAGGATGACACTAGAACCTCCCTCCtagggtcatgagggtggagtgaGGTCATGGATCTAAGCATATACAAAAGGGCTCGGTGGGACTGGCTGCTCCCCAGGCTCACCTGAGATGTGCCGGTATTTGTTCTTGCCTTCAGTTATTTGGTGGGTATTTGCTGAACACCCTGTTCCGAGTGCCCTGTGCCCAGGTGTTTAGGTCAGAGAGGCGAATCGACCTCTTGGGGAGCGCCCCATTTAGAAGTACGAGACCTGTTTGATCAGCCCATCTGGCTAAGCCGCCTCCTCTCTGGcttctctgctgtgtgtgtgctgtgcAGGTGTCGGAGTCGGTGGGAGACTTCCAGCCAAGCTACTACCCGCCGCCTCCGCCTCCGCAGCAGCCTCAGTTCCTCCCGCCCGGCTTCCTGTCTGCGCTCCACTTCCTCCCACCgctgccgccgccaccgccgccaccaCTAGcatctttctctcttgctgtccTGTCTGACACAGACAAGGAGACCACTGGTAAGTGACCTCTAGTCCAGCTTCTGGGGGAGCCAGGAAGACTTTCTAGAGGAAGGGGGACCTGATCTGAAgtggatgtggagagaagggaaatggagaaCAGAACTTAAAATGTATCAGACCCTGGGATAAGCTCTTTCCTTATATCCCTCCCTTTATTCCCTGTGCGAGCATCTAAGAGAGGGGGTCCCAGGTCTCAGGTGAGAAAACCAACAGTACCCTGAGAGCTTCTCGCATACATAAGTGGCAGATGGCAGAGCTTAGATTTCAACAGAATTCTGTCTGGCTCCAGGTCCGCTGCTAATTCCCTCCCCTTACCAGGGCCTGTGGGCAGAGACGTGGAGGGTGGCATGCATGTGGTGTGTTCAGAAGACCAGAGGTGCCAGGCTTCTCTGGCTCGGCTGGGGCCTCTCTGGCTAGGGAAACGGCaggtgcggagcctggagccgtaGCTGGAGCTGGGTTGGGCCGGCTGGGGAAGGGTCCTTTACCCCAGGCCACTTGTAGAGAGAAACAGACCAGGAGCTTGGGACCCCGTCCTTCACAGCTCTGCCACTGGTGCGCTGGGTGACCTCGGGCATTCATACCCTCTCTAGGACTccgtcttctcatctgtaaaatgggtcatGTCACAGGGTTCCTGTGATAGCTGAAATTTTGGATGTAGaaatgctttggttttcctttgagACTCTCGCAGCTTTAAAGGTTCTagggtatttttttcccctttctatccTTCCCTGAGTCGCCTTAGGAAAAGAAACTAAGGCCTGTCGCACACTTGGCTGTGTGTGCGATGCCTAGATCCACAGGATGGGGAGACGGGACGTAGCTTGAAGCATGCCGGCCCCggagccagacagcctgggtATTGGTCCTGGCTCTGGCATTTaccagctgcgtgaccttgggcaagttaattcaCCCCCTGGTGCTTCAGCTTCACCTTCTGCAAAAGCGGACTAACAATGGTTCCTACCTCACGAGGTTATTCTGAGGATTAAACAGAACCTAGAACGAGGTAGGCATTAGCGTTCTCACTGTTTCCCCTCGTCCTCTTGCTGACCTTGACGTTGCCAGGTAGCTCTCTCATTTGACGGAAAGAGGCTGAGGTTCAGAGCTGGGGAGTAGCTCGCTTGTCCCCCAGCTCGCACAGGCAGAGCCGGAGTTTGAACCTGAGTCTGTGTCATGTGGCAGGGGGCTAGATTGCCAGTGTCCAGACTAGCAAATGAGAGGCAAAGTCCTTCTCCACGGGGACCAGGAAGGGTGAGAATGCCTTATAGAAAGTTTACATCTGAAGGTAGGTAATCTTCCTCTTAGTGAATCCTGTAAACCCAGCCCCTCTTCTTTGTCCTTCACAGATGACCAGGATGTGAAGGTGCCAGCACCGGCACCGGAGGAGCTGCCCGAGGTGCCCCCCGAGGTGCCGCTCGAGGTGCCGcctgagaaggaggagggggaggaaccACCGCCTGAGCCCAGCCAGCCGCCCTCTCAGGAGCAGTCCGACTAGGTCCGGGCTCTCGGGCCAGCAGCGGGGGCGCTTTGGGGGTGTTACAGCGATGATGTTCTTGTTTGAGTTCAGGGATAGGTAGGGAGGAAGGATAGTAGTAGGCTTAAGAGAGCAGTTA is a genomic window containing:
- the DMRTB1 gene encoding doublesex- and mab-3-related transcription factor B1, producing the protein MKEDPAKLADKMLRTPKCSRCRNHGFLVPVKGHAGKCRWKQCTCEKCYLITERQKIMAAQKVLKKQASEEEQDGALVAQGTELLTGVAAAAAALGASLRQLPLLTASGDWEPGPACRVAAGFPERPPRGPSPGPSAFQPVLGGHGRGRGHVGPSGDRAAVAMPGSVGPQLGMEVAGRGCPDRLGLRSPLRPLPSPPFDFGLPLNISSDHVVGPEHLERQPSKLYPSCSNMHSYCAFPLGYQDGSPPPGIPLQRGFRHVSCSPYHGGSLVSESVGDFQPSYYPPPPPPQQPQFLPPGFLSALHFLPPLPPPPPPPLASFSLAVLSDTDKETTDDQDVKVPAPAPEELPEVPPEVPLEVPPEKEEGEEPPPEPSQPPSQEQSD